Below is a window of Halarcobacter anaerophilus DNA.
GATAAGCCATTCTTGCCCGTGACCACCGATAGCACCTAAGAATGTAAATACTCTTTCTTCCATTGTTTTCCTTTTGCGATTTCTTTCTTTGACTAAAATATCAGATATTATATATTTTATTTTCTAAATTTTTTCTAAATATGAAAAATAAAATTTAGATTTGTTTATATCTGTAACCATTTTGTTTTAATTTTTCTTTAATCTCTCTTTGGTGATCTTCACCTTTTGTTTCAAGTGCGATTGTTATATGAGCTTCACCGAATTCAAGTTTAATAGAGTCTCTGTCATAATCTATTTGAACAATATTTGCTCCGCAATCTCTGAAAATTTCCGATAATTCTGTTAAAGAACCCGGTTTGTCTCTAAGAGTTATAAGCAGATTCATTTTTCTGTATGATTTAACCAAACCTTTTTCAATAATTTGAGAAAGCATTGTTACGTCAATATTTCCGCCGCTGATTATTGAACATACTTTTGAATCTTCAACATCTACTTTTTCATGCATAATTGCAGCAGTTGCAGCAGCTCCTGCTCCTTCAACTACTAATTTATGTTTTTCTAGCAAAAATAAAACGGCATTTGCTATTTCATTATCGCTTACTTCTACGATATGGTCAACATATTCTAATATTATATTAAGCAGTTTTGGATTTACGTCACGTACTGCAATACCGTCTGCAATAGTTCTAACAGAGACTGAATCTATAGGCATTTGTGCCTTATATGATTCTTTCATTCCTCTTGCACCGCTTGCTACTACTCCGATTATTTTAATATCGGGATTTATACTCTTTGCCGCGATTGCAATTCCTGCAATTAATCCGCCACCGCCTATTGGAACAATGATCTGTTTTAAATCAGGAACTTCTTTTAAAATTTCTAAAGCAATAGTTCCTTGTCCAGCAATAACGTCATCATCGGCAAATGGATGAATAAACTCTTTGTTATGCTCTTTACAAAATTTCATTGAAGCTTCATAGGCTTCATCAAAATTTTCTCCTGTTAAAACAACATTTGCACCATACGATTTTACACCGCTAACTTTTGTAAGAGGTGTTGCTTCAGGCATAAAAATTGTTGCTTCACAACCAAAATGTTGTGCTGAAAATGCAACACCTTGTGCATGATTTCCTGCACTTGCCGCAACTACTCCTCTATCTCTTTTCTCTTTAGAAAGATTAGCGATTCTATTAAATGCACCTCTTAATTTAAAGCTTCCTGTTAATTGTAAATTTTCTTTTTTTAAGTATATTTCACTATTAAAATTTTCACTTAAAATAGGGGCTTTTGTCATAGGTGTAGCTTCAACTACACTTTCAAGATTTTTTTGTGCTTCTTTTATATTATCTACTGTAATCATTTTACGCTTCTTTAAAAATTTTATGGGATTTTATCAAAAAATTGATTAAAGGCTAGAAATTTAAGTTTATTATTTAAACATAAATAAATTCATCTGCTTTAGAAGCTTTTAACTGTTCAATCCATTGAGTCTGTCCTGTTCCGAAGTTTTCACTTTGCCCTACATCATAAAAAGAGTTGTTTTCATAATCAATTGATAAAATTAAATCAGGCACAGAATTGAAACCGTTTTGGGCTAACTCATATAAATCTTTTCCATATGAAGATATCATATACTTTTTTGAGAATTCAGGTATTGAGTCACTGTCTCTCACATTTTTTGAATATATTTCAAAAATATCAGTTCCATCATTTGTGACAAACTTTCCGTCAACAATATCTAAATCTCTAAGATTATATCCTGTTATATCTTGCATCTCACGAATTAGATTAAATCTACTAAATTTTTCATGACTATATTGCATTGAATCATCTGAACGACTTGATATAATGTGATAAAATAATCCTTTTGCATTCTCTTTATCTAATAATTCTTCTAAAACTTTTTTCATCTCAAGATCTTCTGTTCCGCTTACACTTACCTTATAATCATTTGGATCTATTGTGAATCTAAGTTTTGTATTTTGAGGTATTGTAATATTGTTGGAATCTAATAATTGTTGAAACTGTTCATTTACTGCTTGTCTATTATAGGCTTTTTCTTTTGCTACTTCTACATCACCGTAAAGAGGTCCCATGCCTCTAAAAATTGGATCGCCATAATTTATATTTGATGCACCTAGGTTTAAATATTGTATTTCCGTTCCGGAAGCAATTCTTCTTTCTTGTCTTGTTAATCCTTCTATATAATAAGGAGAAGAAGGTAGATAATATTTGTCAGAAATATGAGCATAAGGATTTGCAAATTTTTTATTCTCTTCATTTACCTTTGAATAATAGGCTGTATGTAAAGCTCTTCTTTTATCTGATTCACTCTCATACTCATTTCTTGCTTGAATAACCGGTTCTTCATCTGAAATTTTATTTTCCTCAGTTTTATTGGATTCTTTTGAAAGAGAATTTATTTTATTATTTGAGTTTTGTATAAATGTATGTGTATTTGAATTTATAATCATGGAAACTCCTTATACTTAACAATTCTTAGATATAGTTTAATTATAATATTTTAAAACTTTATCTATATTAAATTTATTTAACTAAAGATTATAAAAAAATATTTGTAAGTATTATGTTAAAAGAAGTTTACTAAAAATTAAAAAAGAGAGTTTAAAACTCTCTTTTATATTTAGCTGTTTCTTATAATGTTTACAGCTTCTACCATATTTTTTAAACTTGGTTTTACCTCTTCCCATTTTCTTGTTTTTAGTCCGCAATCCGGATTTATCCATAATTGCTCTTTTGGTAGTACTTCAAGCAGAAGTTTTATCTGCTCTACCATCTCTTGCACACTTGGAACTCTTGGGCTGTGAATATCATAAACTCCGGGTCCTACTTCTTGTTTATATCCTACTTCTTTAAATATTTTAAGAAGTTCATTTCCGCTTCTGGCTGTCTCTATTGAGATAACATCTGCATCCATAGCTTCAATAGTTTTAATAATATCGTTAAACTCGCTATAACACATATGTGTATGGATTTGAGTCTCTTTTTTTGCACTGCTAACACATATTTTGAAATCTCTTACAGCCCAATCCTCATAGGTTTTTATCTTTTTTTCTCTTAGAGGATAACCTTCTTTAAATGCTGCTTCATCAACTTGAATAATTTTTATTCCGGCATTTTGTAAATCATTAATCTCATCGCTTAGAGCAACTGCTATTTGTTTTGATACTTCGCTTCTTGGTTTATCATCTCTTACAAATGACCAGTTTAAGATTGTAACAGGACCTGTTAACATACCTTTCATGATTTTTTTTGTTTTACTTTGAGCATAAGTAATCCAATCTACCGTCATAGGTTTTGGTCTGCTTATATCTCCAAAAATAAAAGGAGGTTTTACGCATCTGCTTCCATATGATTGTACCCATCCGTTTTGAGAAAATCCGTAACCTTTTAGTTGTTCTCCAAAATATTCAACCATATCGTTTCTCTCAGGTTCTCCGTGAACTAAGACTTCAAGACCGCATTCTTCTTGAAAAGCAATACAATCATCAATATAGGTTTTCATATCTTTTTCATAAGTTTCATATGAAATCTCACCTTTTTTGAAATCTCTTCTTGATTTTCTAATCTCAGGAGTTTGAGGAAAAGAACCGATAGTTGTTGTTGCTAAATCTTTATAACCTAAAAGCTCTCTTTGGATTTTTATTCTCTCTTCAAATTTTCCGTCTCTGTTTAGTTTGGTAAAGTTATCAACTCTTTCTTGAACCTCTTTGTCATGAATTAAATCTGAAGTTTTTCTATTTTTGTTGTTTTTTCTGTTTTCTTCAAGTGCTTTTGCCTCTTCATTGCTTAAGTTTTCAATTCCGTCAAAAAATACTTTTGCAAGTAGATTAATCTCATCAAGTTTTTCTACAGAGAAACTAAGCCAGCTTTTGATATTTTCATCCATTTTAACTTCATATTTAAGTGTAAAAGGTGTATGAAGCAGTGAGCAAGATGATGAAATTAGAATATTCTCTTTTGAAACAACATTTGAAATCTCTTCTAAAAGTTTTAATGTTGTATCAATATCGTTTTTCCAAATATTTCTTCCGTCAACAACTCCCGCAACAAGTTTTTTACCGCTATTTTGAATCTCTTCTAAAACTTGAAGATTATCCTTTCCGTAAACAAAATCAAGTCCTAATCCCCAAACAGGAGTTTGTGTTAAGATTTTTGTTGCTTCATTTGAGTGTTCAAAATATGTTGTTACAATAAGTTTGATATTATTTGTAACCATTGAAAGTTCATCATACGTCGGTTTTATAAGACTTAATACTTTTGCTTCATTATCTTTTGCAAAAATCGGTTCATCGATTTGAACTGTTATTACTTCATCAAGTTTAGAAATCTCTTTAAAAAGTTCTTTATATACAGGAAGAATTTTACCTAAAAGTTCAAAAGTGTCACCTCTGTCAACTCTTTTTGAAAGAGCTAAAAATGTTATGGGACCTATTAGATTGATTTTAGTTTTTATTCCAAGATTTTTTGCTTCATTATATTCATTGATTATTTTTGAAGCGTTTAATTTATACTCATCTTCCAAACTTAATTCAGGAACTATATAGTGATAGTTTGTATTAAACCATTTTGTCATCTCCATAGCAACACTGTTTTTATTTCCTCTTGCCATTGAGAAATATAACTCTTCTGCTTTTAGATTTTGAAATCTTTTGGGAATGGCATTTAACATAATCGAAGTATCTAATACATTGTCATATAGTGAAAAATCATTTGAACTTATATATTCAATTCCTGCATCTTTTTGATATTCCCAATGTTTTTGTTTTAAGTTACTTGATACTTTTTCAACTTCATCAAATGAGCATTTTTTTGCCCAAAAACTCTCCAATACTTTTTTAAGTTCTCTTTTTTCTCCAATTCTTGGAAATCCAACAACATAACTTTTTGTTGACATAGTTATTATCCTTTTATATTAATATAGTGTTTTGATTTATTTTTATAAATTTAAAAAAGGGTAATAAAAGGAGGGTGAACGCCTGTTCTTCTAAAAGCAAAATATGTCGTATAATAAGGACAACGAGGTATAAATTTGAAATTAGATATTGCTAGTTTTGTTTTTAATTTAAAAAAACAATCACAATGGCAAGGTTTAGAACACACCTCAAATGTACAACTACTTAGAAGAAACTCTTCTAACGGAGGTGCTTCATCATCTTCTTCATTTAGATAGTTTTGATTAAATTGTTTGATTTTTTTAGAGCGTGCTTCATTATCACATAATTTTTTTGCAGCAGAATATATAGTAATTGCTGCTAATGAAAAATAGTTTTTCTTAAAACCTTTTATATGTTTCAACTTTGCCCTTTAAAAAAAGAAAATATAAGTTAATAAAGCTTAATTTTAGATAAAAACTATTATGGTAAACTTTCAAAAAAGATAAAGGAGTAACACACTTAAACAAAAAGTGTGAAAAAAAGTTGAAATTTACATTTGTAACACTATTTCCTAAACTAATTGAACCCTATTTTTATGATTCAATTTTAAAAAGAGCCGTTGAAGCGGATTTTATAAGTTATGAGTTTTATAATCCGAGAGATTTTACTAAAAACAAACATCTTAAAGTAGATTCTCCTATGGTCGGAGGAGGAGCAGGTATGCTTATGAACTGCCAGCCTCTTTTTGATTGTTTGGATAAAATAAAAGAAGAGAATCCGGAAGCATATATAATTTTTCCATTGGCTGCTGCTAAACCTTTTAAGCAAAATGATGCGAAAAGATTGGCAAAGAAAAAAAATATTGTTTTTGTAAGCGGAAGATATGAAGGAATAGATGAAAGAGTGATAGAAAAATATGCAAATGAATTGTTTTCAATAGGAGAATTTATATTAACAGGCGGAGAATTACCCTCTTTGGTGATGGCAGATGCAATTTCAAGAAATATTAAAGGTGTGCTTGGAAATGCCGATTCTTTGGAGGTTGAGAGCTATGAAAACAATCTTTTGGAAGCTCCTTCTTTTGCCAAACCTGAAATTTTCCAAAATTTAAGTGTCGTTAAAGAATTCTTAAAGGGAAATCATAGTAAAATTTCCGACTTAAAATTCCAGATGTCAATTTGTAAAACAAAATATTATAGACCTAATAAGGAAAAGAGATGAAAAATAGATATATTGCAAGTTTTGAAGCAGCACAAATGGAGTCTAAAGAGATCCCTCAATTTAGAGCAGGAGATACTGTAAGACTTGGTGTTGAAATTAAAGAAGGTGAGAAAAAAAGAGTTCAAGCTTACGAAGGTATCGTAATTGCTAGAAGCGGAAACGGTGTAGATGCAACATTTACTGTAAGAAAAATCGGAGCTAACTCAATCGGTGTTGAGAGAATTTTCCCATTATATTCTGAATCAATCAAAACTTTTGAAGTTGTAAGAAGAGGTAAAGTAAGAAGAGCTAAATTACATTACCTAAGAGGTCTTACCGGAAAAGCTGCAAGAATTAAAGAACTTAAAAAGTAATCTAACTAAGGCTTTGTCCTTAGTTTTACTTTCATGGCTAAAACTTTAATTTATACTGCATTACTTTCAGAAGCACAGCCTGTAATTAATTTTTTAAAATTAAAACAGGATAACTCTACTCAAAATTTACCCCAATCAAACAAACTTTTTAAAGATGAAAACGATAAATATTTGCTAATAGTATCTGGTGTCGGCAAAGATAATTGTATAAAATCTTTAGAGTTTGTTTATAAAAATTATAAGATTTCTAAAGCTGTTAATATAGGGATTGCAGGGTGCAGTGATTCTTCTATAAAAGTAGGTACTCTCTTTTGTACGAATAGATTACTTCCTAAAATTAATTTCGCTCCTGTTACAACTCTTGATAAACCTCTTGATAGTGATGAGAGTTTGGAAACTCTTTTAGTAGATATGGAAGCAAAATATTTTTGCGAATTTTCAAAAAAATATTGTAAAGATATCTATTGTTTTAAAGTAGTGTCCGATTATTTAGATATAAAAATACCTAAAAAAGCTTTTGTTATAGAGATAATTGAAAAGTGCAAAGAGGAATGGAAAAAATATTTATGAGTTATAAAGAGAAATTTGAACAATCTTTAACCAAAACAAATTTTAAAAATCTTTCAAAAGAGAATCAAGAGTTTATTACAAAAAAAGCTTTTCTTTATGAATTCTCTTTCCAAGAATTAAAACAGCTTATAGATTTTGCAATAGATTTTAAAATGTGGCATGAAGAGGATATAAGTAAACACTTTAAAGAAGAGTATCCAAACAGGAAAAATGCTTTTAATGATATAAGAACAAAATGGAATGAACTGAAAAACAGACCAAACTCTTATACTAAATTTACAAAAGATTTATATAAAGATGATGTAAGAAAATTCTCTTTTACCAAATTTGAAGGAGAAAAAACAGCTCTTGGTTCTTGCCCTGTTGCAAGTCCTAATACGAGATGTTGTAATCTTTTAACACTGGATGCCGTTCAGTCTTGCGGTTTTGATTGTTCATACTGTTCTATTCAATCTTTTTATAATCAAGATAAAATAGGTTTTGATGCGAATTTTAAAAAAAATTTGGAAAACTTAAAATTAGACCCCAATGAGATTTATCATATAGGAACAGGTCAAAGTTCAGACTCTCTTATGTGGGGAAACAAAGAGGGAGTTTTGGATGCTCTTTTTGAATTTGCAAGAAAAAATCCAAATGTGATACTTGAATTTAAAACAAAATCAAACAATATAAAATATATTTTGGAAAATGAAGTTCCTAAAAATATAATCTGCACTTGGTCTTTAAATACTCAAACAATAATTGAAAATGAGGAGCATTTGGCTGCATCACTGAATCAAAGAATTGAAGCTGCAAAAAAAGTTAGCAACAAAGGTGTATTAGTAGGTTTTCATTTTCATCCAATAGTTCAATATGAAAATTATTTAAGCGAATATGAGGAAGTTTACAAAACTTTGATTAATAGTTTTGATCCTAAAAAAGTAGCTTTAGTCTCTTTTGGAACACTTACTTTTATAAAACCTGTTATAAATAAAATAAGAAGCAGAAACTTCAAATCAAAAATTTTGCAAATGCCTATGGTAGATGCAAACGGCAAACAATCATACCCTTTAGATATAAAAAGGGAGATGTTTAAATCAGCATATGATACTTTCAAACCTTGGCATAAAGATGTATATTTTTATCTTTGTATGGAAGATCAATCTTTATGGAAAGATGTATTTGGTTATGAATACATAAGCAATAATCAAATGGAAGAGTTTATGAAAATGTCTTATATGAATAAAATCAAGCTAAATTCAAGTATATAGACTTCATATTAAGAGATGTAAAAATCAATATTTTTTATTATTAAGTAATGTATAATATAATTAATATAGGAGAATATTAAATGCCTCAAATAAGAAATACAAAAATACAAGATATAAAACATCAAATAAATCAATCACAATTATTTTCGATTAACGATTTTAAATTTGATTTTCCAGATGAAGATGAAATTTTAGTAAAAATCATTTTTAGAGCTTCAAATAAATATTTGTTTTCTATTTTTGATGATTATACTATAAAAAAAGAACCAACGCCATTGTTTGGACTATCCTTTACTCAACCAAGTTATAGTAAAGAGAAAGTGTTACAAGTTAAGATGAGTCCTGGTAATGATAAAAATATAGAGGTATTGAAAATTGATAATCTTGATGAAGGAATAGGGAAAATTAGTTCTTGGCTTTATAATTTAGATGAAGATTTAAAATGTGAAAATTTATTTGATGAAATGGAAAATTCTTCAAATATTGATGACTTTGAAGAAGTTCTTAATAAAAAGTTTACAAATGAGAATGAAAAATTTACAAATGAAGAAAAAGAGAATTTAATAAAAAAAATTAGTGAACTTCAAGAAAGAATTGAAAAACTTGAAGATGAAAATAAATCTATACCATCTTTTGATAAAAAGAAAGAAGAATCAATTAAATCATTTGAAGAAAGTAAAAAAGAAATAAATTTATATCCAAAAAAAGCTTGGTGGTTAAAAACATACAATAGATTTCAAACTATGGATAAATGGTTTACTTTAGCAAATAAATTAACAAGTAATATAAAAGATTTGTTAGAAAATATACAAAACTAATAGATTAAAATTAAATTTTATATCTTGGGTTTTTTAGTCCCCAAAATCTTAATTGTCTTATAAAAAAGTATCTAATAAATTTTCTAAAGAAGCTGAGATAAAAGTAAAAGATTATTATCTTTGGTTTTTAAATAATTACATGTAAATACAAAAAATCTCGGATAATTAATTATTATCCGAAAGATATCTATGTAAGAACTCTTTTGTTCTCTCTTCTTTGGGATTTTCAAAAATTTCTTCAGGAGTTCCTTCTTCTACGAATTTTCCTTTGTCAAAAAAACATATTCTATCACTTATTTCTCTTGCAAATGCCATTTCATGAGTTACTAAAAGCATTGTTTGTTTATGTTTTTGTGCCAGATTTCTAATAATATCTAAAACTTCTCCTACAAGTTCAGGATCAAGTGCAGAGGTTATTTCATCTAATAAAAGAACTTTCGGTCTCATTGCAAGAGCTCTTGCAATTGCAACTCTTTGTTTTTGTCCTCCGGATAAATTTGCAGGATATTCATCCATTTTATCTTCCAATCCTACTAAGCACAGCAGATCTTTAGCTCTTTTTTTAGCCTCTTGTTTTGATAATCCTAATGAATAAACAGGAGCTTCCGTAACATTTCTAAGTACGCTCATATGGGGAAAAAGATTAAAGTGCTGAAAAACCATTCCAAAATTTTTTCTAACTTCTCTTAGATATTTAGGAGAGGCTTTTCTTTTTTTGCCATCTTTTTCTTCATGCCACATAGGTGTATTGTTTATATAAACTTCTCCTTCATCTATAGTTTCCAAAGTCATTAATATTCTAAGAAGAGTACTTTTCCCGCTTCCGCTTGCGCCTATTATGGTAACTATTTCATTCTCTTTTACGCTAAAGTTAAAATTTTCAAAAATAGTGACATCATTAAACTTTTTTGTTATATTTCTAAACTCTATTAAATTATTATCCATCTTTTTCCCTATTTTAAAGCTATTCCGTTTTTAGGAAGAGCTTTTTCTACTTTTTTAATACAAAATGCGGCAACTAAACTAATAAGTAAAAACAGTAAACCTACTATCGTAAAAGGTTCTAAATATCTAAAGTTTTCACTTCCTAAGATTTTTGCCATCTGCATCATTTCTAAAACCGTAATTGCCGATAACTGTGGTGTTTCTTTAAACATTGCAACAATATAGTTTCCCAACGCAGGAATTACGGGAGGAATAGCTTGGGGTATTATTACATCTTTATATGTTCTATAAGGGGATAAATTTAAAGCAATACTTGCTTCCCATTGTCCATTGTCTATACCTTCAATTCCCGTTCTGTAAACTTCAGACATATAAGCTGCATAGTGAAGTGCAATTGCAATAACTCCTGTCATAAAAGGTGACATATCAACTCCGTAATCGGGAAAAACATAATATAAAAAATATATTTGTACCAATAAAGGAGTTGATCTTACAAACTCTATAATAAAGCCTGTGGACTTTGATATAATCTTATATTTACTTCTTCTAAGCAAAGCAAAAACAAGACCTAAAATCAAAGCAATTAGTGAACCTATCAATGTTGCATTTATAGTAATATGTAAAGCATCGAGCAAATCAGGTAAAATCTCTTTTGTATAATCCCAGTCCCAATATAACTCATCCATTTGCGACCTTTCTATCCAATTTTGCTCTTAATTTTCTCTCAAAACTTTTTATACAGTAAGAGAAAAATTGTGCTATTAAAAAATAGATTATTAGTAAAAGAGTAAAGATTTCTG
It encodes the following:
- a CDS encoding nucleoside phosphorylase, producing the protein MAKTLIYTALLSEAQPVINFLKLKQDNSTQNLPQSNKLFKDENDKYLLIVSGVGKDNCIKSLEFVYKNYKISKAVNIGIAGCSDSSIKVGTLFCTNRLLPKINFAPVTTLDKPLDSDESLETLLVDMEAKYFCEFSKKYCKDIYCFKVVSDYLDIKIPKKAFVIEIIEKCKEEWKKYL
- a CDS encoding SPL family radical SAM protein, translating into MEKIFMSYKEKFEQSLTKTNFKNLSKENQEFITKKAFLYEFSFQELKQLIDFAIDFKMWHEEDISKHFKEEYPNRKNAFNDIRTKWNELKNRPNSYTKFTKDLYKDDVRKFSFTKFEGEKTALGSCPVASPNTRCCNLLTLDAVQSCGFDCSYCSIQSFYNQDKIGFDANFKKNLENLKLDPNEIYHIGTGQSSDSLMWGNKEGVLDALFEFARKNPNVILEFKTKSNNIKYILENEVPKNIICTWSLNTQTIIENEEHLAASLNQRIEAAKKVSNKGVLVGFHFHPIVQYENYLSEYEEVYKTLINSFDPKKVALVSFGTLTFIKPVINKIRSRNFKSKILQMPMVDANGKQSYPLDIKREMFKSAYDTFKPWHKDVYFYLCMEDQSLWKDVFGYEYISNNQMEEFMKMSYMNKIKLNSSI
- the rplS gene encoding 50S ribosomal protein L19; this encodes MKNRYIASFEAAQMESKEIPQFRAGDTVRLGVEIKEGEKKRVQAYEGIVIARSGNGVDATFTVRKIGANSIGVERIFPLYSESIKTFEVVRRGKVRRAKLHYLRGLTGKAARIKELKK
- the ilvA gene encoding threonine ammonia-lyase, coding for MITVDNIKEAQKNLESVVEATPMTKAPILSENFNSEIYLKKENLQLTGSFKLRGAFNRIANLSKEKRDRGVVAASAGNHAQGVAFSAQHFGCEATIFMPEATPLTKVSGVKSYGANVVLTGENFDEAYEASMKFCKEHNKEFIHPFADDDVIAGQGTIALEILKEVPDLKQIIVPIGGGGLIAGIAIAAKSINPDIKIIGVVASGARGMKESYKAQMPIDSVSVRTIADGIAVRDVNPKLLNIILEYVDHIVEVSDNEIANAVLFLLEKHKLVVEGAGAAATAAIMHEKVDVEDSKVCSIISGGNIDVTMLSQIIEKGLVKSYRKMNLLITLRDKPGSLTELSEIFRDCGANIVQIDYDRDSIKLEFGEAHITIALETKGEDHQREIKEKLKQNGYRYKQI
- the ehuA gene encoding ectoine/hydroxyectoine ABC transporter ATP-binding protein EhuA; the encoded protein is MDNNLIEFRNITKKFNDVTIFENFNFSVKENEIVTIIGASGSGKSTLLRILMTLETIDEGEVYINNTPMWHEEKDGKKRKASPKYLREVRKNFGMVFQHFNLFPHMSVLRNVTEAPVYSLGLSKQEAKKRAKDLLCLVGLEDKMDEYPANLSGGQKQRVAIARALAMRPKVLLLDEITSALDPELVGEVLDIIRNLAQKHKQTMLLVTHEMAFAREISDRICFFDKGKFVEEGTPEEIFENPKEERTKEFLHRYLSDNN
- the metE gene encoding 5-methyltetrahydropteroyltriglutamate--homocysteine S-methyltransferase, with the translated sequence MSTKSYVVGFPRIGEKRELKKVLESFWAKKCSFDEVEKVSSNLKQKHWEYQKDAGIEYISSNDFSLYDNVLDTSIMLNAIPKRFQNLKAEELYFSMARGNKNSVAMEMTKWFNTNYHYIVPELSLEDEYKLNASKIINEYNEAKNLGIKTKINLIGPITFLALSKRVDRGDTFELLGKILPVYKELFKEISKLDEVITVQIDEPIFAKDNEAKVLSLIKPTYDELSMVTNNIKLIVTTYFEHSNEATKILTQTPVWGLGLDFVYGKDNLQVLEEIQNSGKKLVAGVVDGRNIWKNDIDTTLKLLEEISNVVSKENILISSSCSLLHTPFTLKYEVKMDENIKSWLSFSVEKLDEINLLAKVFFDGIENLSNEEAKALEENRKNNKNRKTSDLIHDKEVQERVDNFTKLNRDGKFEERIKIQRELLGYKDLATTTIGSFPQTPEIRKSRRDFKKGEISYETYEKDMKTYIDDCIAFQEECGLEVLVHGEPERNDMVEYFGEQLKGYGFSQNGWVQSYGSRCVKPPFIFGDISRPKPMTVDWITYAQSKTKKIMKGMLTGPVTILNWSFVRDDKPRSEVSKQIAVALSDEINDLQNAGIKIIQVDEAAFKEGYPLREKKIKTYEDWAVRDFKICVSSAKKETQIHTHMCYSEFNDIIKTIEAMDADVISIETARSGNELLKIFKEVGYKQEVGPGVYDIHSPRVPSVQEMVEQIKLLLEVLPKEQLWINPDCGLKTRKWEEVKPSLKNMVEAVNIIRNS
- the trmD gene encoding tRNA (guanosine(37)-N1)-methyltransferase TrmD — translated: MKFTFVTLFPKLIEPYFYDSILKRAVEADFISYEFYNPRDFTKNKHLKVDSPMVGGGAGMLMNCQPLFDCLDKIKEENPEAYIIFPLAAAKPFKQNDAKRLAKKKNIVFVSGRYEGIDERVIEKYANELFSIGEFILTGGELPSLVMADAISRNIKGVLGNADSLEVESYENNLLEAPSFAKPEIFQNLSVVKEFLKGNHSKISDLKFQMSICKTKYYRPNKEKR
- a CDS encoding DUF4885 family protein, with translation MIINSNTHTFIQNSNNKINSLSKESNKTEENKISDEEPVIQARNEYESESDKRRALHTAYYSKVNEENKKFANPYAHISDKYYLPSSPYYIEGLTRQERRIASGTEIQYLNLGASNINYGDPIFRGMGPLYGDVEVAKEKAYNRQAVNEQFQQLLDSNNITIPQNTKLRFTIDPNDYKVSVSGTEDLEMKKVLEELLDKENAKGLFYHIISSRSDDSMQYSHEKFSRFNLIREMQDITGYNLRDLDIVDGKFVTNDGTDIFEIYSKNVRDSDSIPEFSKKYMISSYGKDLYELAQNGFNSVPDLILSIDYENNSFYDVGQSENFGTGQTQWIEQLKASKADEFIYV
- the ehuD gene encoding ectoine/hydroxyectoine ABC transporter permease subunit EhuD; translation: MDELYWDWDYTKEILPDLLDALHITINATLIGSLIALILGLVFALLRRSKYKIISKSTGFIIEFVRSTPLLVQIYFLYYVFPDYGVDMSPFMTGVIAIALHYAAYMSEVYRTGIEGIDNGQWEASIALNLSPYRTYKDVIIPQAIPPVIPALGNYIVAMFKETPQLSAITVLEMMQMAKILGSENFRYLEPFTIVGLLFLLISLVAAFCIKKVEKALPKNGIALK